Proteins encoded together in one Eubalaena glacialis isolate mEubGla1 chromosome 7, mEubGla1.1.hap2.+ XY, whole genome shotgun sequence window:
- the SMIM13 gene encoding small integral membrane protein 13, giving the protein MWHSVGLTLLVFVATLLIVLLLMVCGWYFVWHLFLSKFKFLRELVGDTGSQEGDHEPSGSETEEDASSSPHRIRSARQRRAPVDEGH; this is encoded by the exons ATGTGGCACAGCGTCGGGCTGACCCTGCTAGTGTTCGTGGCCACGCTGCTGATCGTGCTGCTGCTGATGGTGTGCG gtTGGTATTTTGTTTGGCATCTTTTTTTATCAAAATTCAAGTTTCTTCGGGAACTGGTGGGAGACACAGGATCTCAGGAGGGAGATCATGAACCTTCAGGGTCTGAAACAGAGGAAGACGCTTCATCATCTCCACACAGGATCAGATCTGCTCGCCAGAGGAGGGCACCTGTTGATGAAGGCCACTGA